A window of the Mesorhizobium opportunistum WSM2075 genome harbors these coding sequences:
- a CDS encoding cupin domain-containing protein: MPEFTIPADDPNRQLSIVDPDDPSLQHLAVVGDTYTILLSGAQTAGRFCLIDMKVPDGGGPGPHRHDFEETFHLLEGEIEFTFRGQKCVAKAGMTVNIPANAPHSFRNVSGTDVRMLCLCAPAGQEKFFAQVGTPVESRTAAAPELSPAEFGAFLAKAAALAPQFRTELLKP; this comes from the coding sequence ATGCCTGAATTTACAATCCCTGCCGACGATCCCAACCGCCAGTTGTCGATTGTCGATCCCGACGATCCGTCGCTCCAGCATCTGGCGGTGGTGGGCGACACCTACACCATCCTGCTTTCCGGCGCGCAGACGGCTGGGCGCTTCTGCCTCATCGACATGAAGGTTCCCGACGGCGGCGGTCCCGGTCCCCACCGGCACGATTTCGAGGAGACGTTTCACCTGTTGGAAGGCGAGATCGAATTCACCTTCCGTGGCCAAAAATGCGTGGCCAAGGCAGGCATGACGGTGAACATCCCTGCCAACGCGCCGCATTCCTTCCGCAATGTCTCGGGCACGGACGTGCGCATGCTGTGTCTGTGCGCGCCGGCGGGACAGGAGAAGTTTTTCGCCCAAGTCGGCACACCGGTGGAGAGTCGCACTGCCGCCGCCCCGGAACTCAGCCCGGCGGAATTCGGCGCCTTCCTCGCCAAAGCCGCGGCGCTCGCGCCGCAATTCCGCACCGAACTTCTCAAGCCGTAA